The Brassica napus cultivar Da-Ae chromosome C7, Da-Ae, whole genome shotgun sequence genome has a segment encoding these proteins:
- the LOC106422030 gene encoding berberine bridge enzyme-like 13 — protein MYMKLVKHRAKTLSANKQKKMAFAGVTNANMFLITLLLLSLSSIPLSSSTIQQDFVMCLVDNSDASFPMDSSFFTRDLNASSFKQALETSAQNLRYLMPSKPKPEFIFEPLYETHVQAAVVCAKKLRLHLRLRSGGHDYEGLSYVSEMETAFVIVDLSKLRQINVDLESNTAWIHAGASIGEVYYRIQEKSKVHGFPAGLCTSLGIGGHIIGGAYGSMMRKFGLGADNVLDARIVDAKGKILNRAAMGEDVFWAIRGGGGGSFGVILAWKIKLVPVPDVVTVFTVTKTLEQDGTRVLYKWQQVADKLDENLFIRAIIQPASKTPKSKERTISVSYQGQFLGDAKRLLQVMQRSFPQLGLKKKDCLETSWIKSVMYIAGFPSTAPPEALLAGKSLFKNYFKAKSDYVEKPIPIEGLEGLWKKLLEEDSPLTIWNPYGGMMAKIPETETPFPHRSGTLFKIQWLTLWQDGKASEAKHMEWMRNMYSYMEKYVSKNPRSAYVNYRDLDLGMNGRGTDAREWGNKYFKGNFERLVKIKAKFDPENFFRHEQSIPTKFK, from the exons ATGTACATGAAACTCGTCAAACACAGAGCTAAAACCTTATCagcaaataaacaaaaaaaaatggccTTTGCGGGAGTAACAAACGCAAACATGTTTCTCATAACGCTACTTCTCCTATCTCTTTCTTCCATCCCATTGTCTTCTTCCACCATCCAACAAGACTTCGTGATGTGTCTGGTCGACAACTCCGACGCTTCTTTTCCGATGGACTCTTCGTTCTTCACTCGTGACCTAAATGCCTCTTCCTTCAAACAAGCGTTAGAGACGTCGGCTCAGAACCTCCGTTACTTGATGCCGTCAAAACCGAAGCCGGAGTTTATTTTTGAGCCGCTTTACGAAACGCACGTTCAAGCCGCAGTTGTTTGCGCCAAGAAGCTGCGACTTCACTTGCGGTTAAGAAGCGGCGGTCATGACTACGAAGGCCTTTCTTACGTCTCGGAGATGGAAACGGCGTTTGTGATCGTTGATTTATCGAAGCTTAGACAAATCAATGTCGATTTAGAAAGTAACACCGCGTGGATACACGCGGGTGCTTCCATTGGAGAGGTTTATTACAG GATCCAAGAGAAAAGCAAAGTCCATGGTTTTCCGGCGGGTTTATGCACCAGCCTAGGCATCGGCGGCCACATAATCGGCGGAGCCTACGGTTCAATGATGCGTAAGTTCGGACTCGGAGCCGACAACGTCCTCGACGCCAGAATCGTTGACGCGAAGGGCAAAATCCTGAACCGCGCTGCGATGGGAGAAGACGTTTTCTGGGCCATTCGCGGCGGTGGTGGAGGAAGCTTCGGCGTTATCCTTGCCTGGAAAATAAAGCTTGTTCCCGTGCCGGACGTAGTGACCGTGTTCACCGTTACGAAGACGCTTGAGCAAGACGGAACTAGGGTCTTGTACAAGTGGCAACAAGTCGCAGACAAGCTCGATGAAAATCTCTTTATCCGGGCGATTATTCAGCCGGCGAGCAAAACTCCTAAGAGCAAAGAGAGAACTATCTCGGTTTCGTACCAAGGACAGTTTCTTGGTGACGCTAAGAGGCTGTTGCAA GTGATGCAGAGGAGTTTCCCACAGCTGGGACTAAAaaagaaagattgtttagagaCAAGCTGGATCAAATCAGTAATGTACATTGCTGGTTTTCCGAGCACCGCGCCACCGGAAGCTCTACTTGCTGGAAAATCGTTGTTCAAGAATTACTTCAAAGCCAAGTCAGACTATGTGGAAAAGCCAATTCCAATAGAAGGACTAGAAGGGCTATGGAAAAAGCTTCTAGAAGAGGATTCACCATTGACTATATGGAATCCTTATGGAGGAATGATGGCGAAAATCCCTGAGACAGAGACACCTTTCCCACATAGGAGTGGGACATTGTTCAAGATCCAGTGGCTGACTTTGTGGCAAGACGGGAAAGCTAGCGAGGCGAAGCATATGGAGTGGATGAGGAATATGTATAGTTACATGGAGAAGTATGTGTCGAAAAACCCAAGATCCGCCTATGTGAACTATAGAGATCTTGATTTAGGGATGAATGGTAGAGGGACCGATGCAAGAGAATGGGGGAATAAATACTTCAAGGGAAATTTTGAGAGGTTGGTGAAGATTAAAGCTAAGTTTGATCCTGAGAATTTCTTTAGACACGAACAAAGTATTCCTACAAAATTTAAGTGA